TAGCGAAACACCTCTGCATGCTTAAGGAAGTGCATCCCTTTACGAATCTCGCATCCGCGTGTATCagtgtcaaaattttatctttcatgaCGCGAAATTCAGAATCGCTCAAATTCTGCAAATACAAAACATCATCGATGCGGTCGCGCGAACATAATTCGTATCGTCAAATTTCAGACCTGTCGAGTTTTTATGAAGAAGGGATGAACACCGGTCGCGAGGATCGCTTCCAGTTCGGGTATGATGTCCAGACAATTCTTCAAGAGCAGCGCGTAGTTTAAATTGCGCTCCGCACTTTGTATGTTGTTGACGTGTACAGGTTTAATCGCCAACGTCAGTAAGCGATCCGTGCCGAACAGGCGTTGTATCACCGGCTGTAAAATACAGATGTAAAATACACGcgggtattttttttttttttcaaatacccGCAGCTGCTCGTGATCGCTTGATCACCTGAAGACTGATGCACAAGGAGCGATTGTCCACCAGTTCCGCCACGCAAGATTGCCGATTCACGATGAGACGCTCGTCGCAGGAAGGCTGGAGAATGGAAGCACGCAGGAGTCTTCGGCCCATAGGGGTCAAGCAGCGATCCATAGTGCCCAGCAGGCTGACGATGGAATGCTTGGACTGCGAGACCACCAGTTCGAGACTTCGGGCACTTTCTAGATCTGCGCAATAACGATCAACATGCAATGCCGTCCACTAATGAGACTTGTGCCATCGGATTTGTAGTGCAGAATTCTGTTACCGATCATCGTGGTATTCGGCGATCCTTGAAACTCTATACGCATCGATTTCGGAGCGTAAACTATGTGCTGAACATATTCCACGTATTTTAGTAATGCTGCAGCAGCCGCTAAAGCGTAATATCTACGGGGGATACAAAATCAATAAggtgttctctctctctccccccctctctctctctctcgcattATTGAATATGTCAATTTTGATAGCGTTACTTTTGTTTCACTATTAATTCCACGCTCGAGTAGTCCTTGGCGCATAGAGTTCGCACGCGTTCCATGCCAGTCGATTCGTTAAAGTGTATTCGCGAGATCGGTGTGATATTGAGTGCATTGAATTTCTCTTTGATCGATTTGTACAGTTTGTTCCCGTGGCCTCGGTTCTCGTACATCGTTTCGGGCATCAGTATCTTGAACGAGAGCAAGACATAAAATATGATCGCTCTCATCGGATTAAAACATTCTCTTTGATTAGCTTTCGAATTTTTAGTTCACTTTACGTACTTCTATCGGATCGAGAATGTTGATTTTCGTCAGTGTATTGACATATGTCTGACAGTCGCTGATTTGACAGAGAATCAAGTTTGGATATTGAAGATCTATCGCAGCCAAGCCGACCTCGTTCCTAGCATCTCCTCGGCCGGCTGTTATCGCTATCGTAGATACGCGTACGTCAATAAGATGGAATTAATTTCtcgcgattttattatttcaaaattaaaatgatataaggctcatatgattttcaaaatcaaaattattaaacaggagcgtaaagagccaaaaAGCAAGTTGATCGTGCAATAGTgtattacttaatttacattatcgtATTAATTCTATCgtagaatatatattctacGATAGAATTAATACACTATTGCACGATCAACTTGCTTTTTGGCTCTTTATGCtcctgtttaataatttttattatttcacttttGCTCACCGATCACTATCCAAGAATCCGCGTTGCTGGATGTGCCATACGGCGTCGATCTCACAGGATTGACGGATCTAGATGTCGACGAATTATATTTGCAACTGCACTCAAGAAATGTCAAAGATACAAGACTGATGTGGGATTTGAATTTGACTGTTATAGGAAgttataaatcttttctaaATAAAGGTGGAATGagtaataaagaacaaagGTGAAAGGTTTAACAATATCTTGCTTTTTgtatcgttttattttatttcaaacgaTTCGAAAGCTGTAGCTCACCCTATACTACGACGAATAGTGCTCGGGTAGGACGATGTGGAGACATAATTCTCTCTGCGATTGAATTTTGGCGTTTTTCTGGTCGCATTGGAACTTACAGGTCCAGAGCTCGTCGGAGGAGGTCTCAGAAAACCAGAGTCAAATTCTgcattgtacataaaaatagtGCGCGTAAGAATCGAAAATAGCAAGAGAGAAATGCAGAATAGAGCGCTGATATGTTGATATGAAAAATCGACataaataatcgtaaaaattaatacggCTTCGTGTAATTGGATTCACGAAAAACATTGTTAAAAGTCGAGCGTATAGCTTTGTACACAGCAATAGCTTTTTTCGCGATTGAATACATCAAATCgagagatattaaaatttttaggttggaaatattaatttttctatgataCGCGATGGCACTTAcgatattttggaaaaatgtttACGGCGCGCTGCGCATTTGGTATCGCCGGAATTCTTCCTCTCATAAAAGCGCGTTGTCCTCTCGGCGGAGCGGTCTGTATCACGTTCATTTTATAAATCGAAGAGTGAAACACTTTgcaatttgtgaaatttagTAGTAGTAACTGAATTTGTCTGCATATAAGCGTCTTTTTCTAGATTCCGTGTCCCGCGTGATAAATTCTGCCAATTAAAATGGTCTTAAGAATCGCTTGAAGTATCATCATGATTGAATAAGACAGGGGTGCAAACACTTGTGACTAAcctttcataataatatatttatttgtaatttcattCAATGTTATTGCGAATTTTGCAGTAAACGTATCCGCctcgattaataataataaataatacgatCACAATTACTATTtctttcgaaataaatatcgCTTTATCTTTGCTTCATATAGAATTTAGTTACAATTGTATTTACAAGCATTATCAAATCGATTGTCAATTCGCGCGACAGTAAATAATTTACGTGaatttacgtaaaattatCTAAACGACGCTGTGTCCGCGTCGCAAAGATAACGCGCGATGTACGATGGTTTGCGCGAAATTTCGCTCGATCGATAGttgtatttatacattattcttCAAATGCGTAAAGTTTATGGAGAATATATTGCGCCAATCCCGAAAGAATTAACgatctatatgtatattaatagtaaattaatCGCGATTAATATATCGCTTCTTACATAATTCACAGATATACATATCGTATCCACAGTTAATTTCTGGACGTGACGTACACTCGTAGCACTTAAGTTTCACGCTTGACATCGCTTATCAATAACTTTGACGCGTATAACGGcactaattatttaaaaaacctgaCGCAAATTGCAAGAGTaaataaagacaaaaaaacATTCGTACAAACTATCtcaaacataaataatgcaatgcTAATAAAATTCACATGAGAGACTCAAGTGTCTGAgatatcttgaaaaattactaCTTAACAGTAATAgaagaaatacatatacacGTGATGCACCacttaatatatcattttcataGCAAAGCACATTGTGAAACTTTGCCAATCCAGGGAGACAGCAAGGTTCCATCCGATTTCATACagatatttatgttatttggCCTATGAtgggaaaattttacattgtgcGTGGCACCGATCATCATATAATTGACGGCACCGTTTCTCTTGACTTTTACTAtcgtgataaaatttacaatgccGTAACAGTAGTCTCAAACTGATcgttaatgtaatatttatcacaatgcatgtaaaaaatatatacggaCATGTAAAcctatatacacacatacatttaCGCACTCAtacagacacacacacacacagataATGCATAACGATATGTATACATTAAGAGACGCGCagtagattaaaatttatcacatcgtgtttttttttttatcgaagagTTCTtacataaaaagttttttaacgtTAAGAACGCTATCTTTCGAAAAACTTTCAAGTGTATCGATTGCTCGCGACAACCTATCGTGATAAATCCAGCGACTTTACGCCCGTAAAACGCCATGCACAGTCATGATTTTTATCCTAACAATCACTTTTGTagcatttgttaaaaataatattctcgcATAGCCAATACCAATCCGCGTACGAGGATCGAGCGGTATCGTACGCATGCTGCAGAACAACCATGACGATGTAAagtgattattaaaatataaatttgaagacAGACCTTAACTATATATAGTCACcttaatagatatttaaaatttagtcGAGTTACCCTcgcatatacattttatgtacaaaaaatgtCACAATCACAATTcacaagtataataatatgtatataattgacACAAGGCAAATACTACATGcgatatacacacacatatatatgcatatacatatatatttagatttgtGTATAACCGCTAAAGAACTTTCTTACGTTTCTTCAATACAACTTGATTGAGTCAAGTTTCCGCTGCCTCCAGAAAAAAACccgtcttttattttatttctttttcaagaaGTAGAGTCCGACTATTTCAGACTGCCTTTCCAGAATAACCTTTCCGCTTGTTGCAACgacttgtattaaaaattaatccaaTTCAATGATCAATCAAGTGTCGAGAGTGTGATAGATGcactttctcttttaatttattacaactgatgaatataataatataatgaatataatataataataaagtggTCAATGATGGGCTCTTTGGCACGTTGGCGAGTGACGATTGATTCAATAATATCGGTGTACAAACTTAGACGTAGATTCACCGGATGCGAtccaatataattatttcaatataatacgggatatataaatttgatatgggtatatttttaaagaagtgTGTGCGTGCGACGACGGCAGCACCGCGTGTGCATTATTAAAAGGCGGTATAGAAATATCGAGTAATTGAATTCGAATGTATTATACGTGACTTTCAAGGGGTACCTTAAACACCTTCGACGCGAGATTCGCGTCCGGCAACGATTGCGGCCGCGCGGCATTGGTTACGTTGAAGACGACGTTACTGGGTCCGCGAAAGCTCACTTCGATCAGGAAACTCGTGTCGGCCATATTGACCCGATTAGTGCTGAGATCGGGCGAACTGGTTCTGAGCTGGCTCTTCTTCGGTCTGTAATCGCTCCTGATGATCCTCTCAGTCTCGGATTGCAGTTTATTATCGAGCCAGTGCACTTTGTCGAAATCCTTGGTACCGCCGACCGTGTGTCTCCGTTTAATCGATCGCTCCGACATTCCGTTCTTCCGCTTCAATTTCGTGGCGCTCTCCTTTCGCACCGATTGCCGCCGCTTGCTGATGTTGCACTCGGTTTTCTCGGTTTTCGTCAGCGACTCCGAGCGCTTCAGTTTGCTGCCCGGTGACTCCGATCGGTCGCCCGAGTGCTTGTTCAAGCTTTCAGATCGCTTGAGCGGCGAGAGCCTTTCGGtcgaatgtttatttaaactCTCCGATCTCTTCAGTCGCGAAGTAGTGTTCTCGGGTGTTCTTTTATTTAGAGATTCCGATCGTTTCAGACGGGATCTCGCCTCGGAATTCGTCAAGCTCTCGAATTTTTTCAGCTTGTTGGAGTAACTGGAATCTCCGGTCTCGTAATGATGGCTCTTGCCGTTGTCTTGAAATTTTCCGTCGACATCGTTATTTTCCGATATGTCTTCCTGAATATTCCTTTCGCTCGTCAATTCGtaacattttgcattttcCACGCGTATAAAATCTTCCCTCTCGTCCGCATCTCTCCCGTTCTTGTCCTTCTCGCTAAAATCCACCGCTCTCTCCGTCGTATGATTTGGCTTTGTCTCCGCTTTTAGCTTATCGTTATTCGGCGTGACAGACTTCAAAGGATGCGGCGTGTCATCGGTTATCGTTGAGTCGGTGTCTTTTTCCGGGGTATCCTGCAACAATCGAAACGAAAACGATGATAATTCTGTCTGTTGAGaacaattcaataattacttgtttttatctatttcttaCATGTTGATatacgttttaaaaaaatgtcttgtTTAAAACGTTGTTTGACAACGTAAAAAAGAGCTTGAAAGGAAAAGACTCGATCGAACTAATAATTTACGTTTTTCGTGCGGGAGAGATGGTTCTTCTCGAGCGACTTGTGAAGACTAGGATCGCGATAGGCTTCCGTAGGCGTGGGATACTTGAATTTCGGGGATGCGCTCGACttttgctgctgctgccgctGCTGCTCCGCTGCTGCATCGCCTCTGTTGCAGGATGTAGATTCCAGAGGAGTTTGCGCCTGATTCGACGACTGATTAATGAGAGACCTCCACTTGCGATCGAACGTAGTCGTAAGGCTGGTTAGAAGGTCGCTACCTGTAACGGGAGATTGATTCGAGTTAATCGCGTGCAAAGTGCGCGCAGACTCTCACGCAAATTCATACACCAAAAACACTCAAAGCACCGATTTGTTACTATATAACGTCATTATTATAACAGATATAATTCACGACTGCAATCGCTAAACAAAGTGAATGCCAGAAAGTGCCAATATGCGCTTCGTTTATCACAGCTGGTGAATTCTCGCGTGAATGCATTcccgcaaaataaaattgcaacacAAAAAACACCGcagtgaaaataatataaacaataataatgagcAGAGCGTCGTAACATGGTCGATATCACGCGTGAACACGActattaataaagaattaattaataaataatcatctTCATTCTCATCAGCGTCGTTATTGGCGTTTATCACGCCGTCGTCATTAAAATTGTCACTGTTTCGTCAACTGTACAGCATTCTGTATTACAAATTGATAATCGCAACAACAACGCAATCAGCATTATCGTCggtttctctttcctttttcgtATGTTAAAGCATAGAAACAAACTTGAAATGTTATGAATCCTCCTTAGACTGCTGTTGAGGAAACAACATAAACAAAATGTGTATTGTTAGATGCGATATATTgcggaaaataaaaagatacgGAAGGAGGATAAAAGAAACGATGTGCCATAATGCGTGAAAATCTCCGAAAacaatattactaaaaaaaacatacacaGTTCAAAAACTATCCCTTGAAAGATATACCTAAAGTATTGCTGTCACTCGTCTCCGATAATGAGACAATATATTGTTGCGTATACAGCGGGGTGAAAAAACGGACGGCAGCTTCAAAATGGCATTTGCTTCTCCGCGCGAGGAAGCTATGAAAATTCGCTCGCATTCTTCTCGCTGACAGTcgcgatatatatgtatacacacacgcatacgcacatatatacatatacacatcgCGTATGAAATATTAACGGGGTTGATTCGATCGCGCTGTCGACGCGCGATTGCGGCGTAAATAGTCGACGAGAGATGATGACACGGACAAATGCGTATGCGAAAAATGGATGATGGACGGCACGCACGTGATAGAACGGTTAGTCGAAGGAAAGTACAAACAACGGCGTGGACGCGTGCTTAGTAGTGTATGTAAACTGAAAAAAGTGTATAAAGCCATTCGAGTGAGCCAGCTGTGTCAGCTCGTTGGACATCTCGGATGCTGGATGTGGCGGTTTTCAGACTCTGGTCTGGCAGCGGACCTAGAATTTACCTCGAAGAAATCGATTTAGAGTCTTGGCGGTGGCGGTGAGCCCCGAGTTTGGCACAGCGGCGGGCTCGTCGTTCGCTGATCGCGCGTCTCTTGCGCATgatgacgacgatgatgatgatgtcGATGATGGGGGAACTGCTGGAGACGCGACAGCAGTTGCCAGCGAtggtgctgctgctgctgcggtTGCGGTAGCTGCTGCGGTTGCTGCTGGCACTGACACGGGGACGGGCATTGGCATTGGGACCGCTGCGACCGGCACTGGCATTGACATTGGCGACTGGACCGGTGTCTTCGGGGTGGCGCTACCGGGACCTGCGGTACCGTACAGGTGGGACGATATGTACCACCAAAAACCCGGGCTTGCGGTGTGCCTGTACGTGGTGGGGTTGAACCATTCGTTCGTCATTCGCATCGTCATAATTGCGGTGGTTGCGGCCAGCGGAGcaactctctttctctcgtcttCCTCCTTTGCGTCTTGACCCGCCGTGCACGTTTCTATGGTCTTTCTTATCCGAGGTGCGTTCTCTCGATCCGATTTAGCGCGCCGATTGCTCATTGTCGCGCGACCCAACGGAAATAAATAACGCGCGCCACGGGGGGAGGGAGACAAACCGGAGAAACCGTAAcgtaagaaagaaaatgaaaagaaagaaaaagcggATTGAGAGCGGGGATAATCGAATCTGAGGATCGAGTTTTGCGCGCGCTCGACGGATCGGTATTCTCGTTCCTTCGTGGCCCCGAGTATCTTGGAAGGAATATCACCGTTTTTCTTCAGCCCGAACTACACTCGTATTCTTTTCGGGCGTGTCTGATCGCAAAGACGTAGACTGAGGCGGACAGATAATCAGTTTATCATTAAAAGCACCATTTAATCGGCAGAGGCAAAATCGGTTAACGATAGAACAGGCAGGCAGACGAGCAGTCAGATAAGTGATTTTGAGATGCACACGTGTGTGATAAGAAGGTGCGACACTAGATTACTTCCATTAACAGTAAGAGCCAGACGCGCCATCGAAATATCGACAAAAGTGCCTTCAAACTCATCGTTAGAAAATTGCTTGCAACTTGCTCGCGATGGCACGGAGACGTGATTCTTCTAAGAAGATTCATGATCTTTGTGGAACAACAAGCAACGATCGAGGAATTATTTGAAGCGCTCGTGAGATTCTCGAAGGACATGCATGAGATGAGAGATTATTTATCCGACAGCTTTTGCGTAGTCGACATGAAAAAGGTTACGCTCTCCTttgctctttctctttcagcGATTTTCGCAATCTGAGAATTTGTTTTCCAAGAATCAAAATAGCTAAAAGATCATTGgttttcgaaaatatattctccCATCGAATATCGGACACATTCATAGAATCATTAATGGAAAACATCACACCTTTTTGATGACGACTACATTTACAAGAGCGAATTACTGAAGATCGCAGAAAGCAGTCAATCGTGTgaaataaatctctttttttttttaacgccgAAAGCCGAAGACTGACATGCAGCACATGACAACAATGAATAATAGAGGATCGGCCAAAAGACATTCCCCTGAAAACCATTTTCCTTTTCATTCCCGCAGTATCCTCTTTGTGGCTGACCCTCTTTGCGTTTAATCGCGGATATGTGATAAAGAtagtattttctaaaattaagtATGCTTTCATTGCAAGAAGCTTTGTGTGTTGTGTTCGTACTAATATGCGAAAGTTGCTACGTTCCGAATCGTGTTCGCGCAAcgataatgtaacaaaataagaGTTCGGACGATTAGTTCCGAACAATgatacgtgtgtgtgtgtgtgtgtgtgtctttgtgtgcacgcgcgcgcaatGACTCTGTACAACATACatctgataattatataataatccaAAAGACTGCTTGAAGCAAATAAGAAGAGGAATGTACCTAGAAAGCTTTTTGTTAATAGTGAGTATCTTCTGTGTCCACTGCAGAAAACAAGATCCTGCTACACTCACCGATCGTCAGAAGCAATATTACATAGAGAAAAGATACAAAAGAGAATATGAATAGGTAGATATATAACAGGAGAGATTGTACGCGTTGTAATTGTACGCGCGGACTTGAGAAATCGAACGTATTTGCGGAAAAACGTCATACGTTTCTAAGAATCGCTAATTACACACgagaaatgttgaaaatatgacAGTTGTCCCTCTAGCGTTGCGTaacgctatttttttttcacgcagCTCGAAACCTACACACGCAACGTACACGAATATATTTATCCCTTGCACTTTGACTGCCAGTGTCGTTTCATGTACCAAATTGAATTCCCACGCGCGTCATTCGTCATAAAGTATTTCGAGATATTCCCTGCCGAATAGCGAGTACAAGAGAATCATGTTCGCGTGTTGCAACACTGCTTCACAGATACACTTTTACAGGTTTctcgcaatatatataatatatatatatataaatatataactattcCGAATATATTGACAGCACAAAAGAATCGCTTCAATATCTATCACAGCGTCGAGTGCATACGAAAAGACTCAGAATAGTGATTTGAAATCACGATTTGAAAttagaaggaaaaaaaaatgcgatacTAACCATCATCCGAGACGTCGCCGGGGACGCCGCGCTGTTGTTGCGACGGTGACGGGGAGGACTGCGACAGATTGTGAACCTCGTGCAAGGAATCTAGACTCCCGTAACGGACTGGCGGCAAACAGATCGATTCCATCGATGGCTGTAACGCCAAAAGCGGTTCACATAAGCGAGCGAAATTAATCGATCAGAAATGACAAGAATCTTAATCAGCTTACATCTTTGTCCGTCTTGAATTTCTTAATGACGCCGTTATTCATCTTCTCTCCCAATACGTTAGTCAACTGATTGGTGGCTTGCGCTTTATGGTACATCGTGGGCTGCTGCTGCACGGCTATCGACAGCGGCGGTCTCGTGGTCGATCGCGATCTCCCGTGCCTCTCCGACAGATCGATCAGTGATTTATCACCGAATCTTTCGTTCAGACCAGACAGACGTTCCGACAAGAGGCTCGGCGACACCGTGGTGTCGACGATACTGTCGAGAAGATCGTCGTTTTCCATCTCTCGTTTCGCCAACTGCCACTCTATTTCGATTCTTCGTCTCTCCTCTTCCCTCTTCTCGGCTTCGAGTCGCTGCCGATGTTGATCTCTTTGCAGCATCGCTTTTGTTTCTTCCTCGAACTTTCGCACTCGCTCCTGCGTGGTCGCGCTCAAACCAGCGTAGGTCAAAATCGTTATCTCGTCGTTGCTTTGCTTCGTCTCGTTGGACGAAGAGCTGGATTCGGTAGGGATCGTTTCTGTCAGACTCGAACCAGTTTCGCTCGACAGTCTCGGAGAATCGATGGACGAGGGCGCGGACTGATTCAAATACTTGAAACGATACGACGGGGACGCTCGATTCGACGAACTGCCGTTATTGGCATCAATTGACAGAGATCGCTCGGAACGATCCGCAGACTGATTTGATTGATTTTTGCTTTCGTGCATCTGCACAATTTCGCTGACGGAACACTGTCGCTCATTCAAGGCCATGCTCTGCCTAATTATTGGCAAATTCTCCGATTCTTGCTTCGATTTGtcctaatattaaattcttttgttaataaaattcagGATTTTTTTGTGCGCGCGTTGCAATTAATACTAACCTTGCCATTGTCGTGTTCGCCGTTATCGATTTCGTCCTGAGTCTTTCGTCTTCTCTGAATTTTCTTGTTCGCTGCGGATATGATTGAGGATACAATGTCCCTGGCCGACGCCATGTCGCGCATACCTGTTTTATTACAAAGAGAGGCGAGCAGAATAAATATACTATTGCTACAAGTAAAATATACAGTAACTTcgactattatttttaaaaagatacaaGTGCGAGAGAAAGcaattgaataatatgaaataccTTCGATTTTCTGAATATTGTTCAACAAAAGGCTGTGATTGGTATTAGGTGGTTCAACTTCGCAGCTGTCAACTGGCAAGTTTAAATTTACGCTGAGTCTGCTCAAGTCGTCCAAATCGTCCTCCGAGAAGAACCAATCGACCTGTTCGAAAACAtgttgatattttgatatttcacTCGTATTTTGTTCGGAAGATTGTATTTCCTTTTCTTATCGCCAACAACTTACGTTGTTCAGCAGACTCTCGACTATTCTACATTGATGCGACATATCGGTGACCATGGTGACCATATTGTCTCTTGATCCGCTCGCTCGCACCAGCGTTGGTCCGAAAACGATGGCTAAATTCTTGGCCTCCATCTTGTTGATCTCGCTGTGCTCCactattttcttcaaatgctgCATTAAATACTTGAGCGTCTCGAAATGATGTTCCGGAAGATCTCGCAATAATTTTCGTATCGTCGTCATTCTCCGTTGCGGATCTTCTATCTTATCGGCGTCGATGAACATGGGATACAGTTCCGCCGTGAGCAAGGAATCGGGAAGTTGACGGAAAAACGATTTCAACAACGACGATATCACGTTAACGTCACTCCATCTTGGATCCTGGAAgcaaatcattttataaagaCATTCGCATTACAGTGACATTTcatgcgagaaaaaaattatacatcgGTAAGATGTGTTACGGTTACCTGAAGATTGATGTTTTCGAATCCTCTGTTGACGCTGTCGGTGAGCTGAGCGATCGCGGCGGTGTTTCCGGGTACTCTGTAGATTCCCACAACCTCGAGGCCTCTCGCTTCAACGATGCTCGTGCACATCTCGACGATTAGCGGCACGCATTCGGAGAACGAAGACGGCGGACAAAG
This DNA window, taken from Linepithema humile isolate Giens D197 chromosome 7, Lhum_UNIL_v1.0, whole genome shotgun sequence, encodes the following:
- the RhoGAP19D gene encoding rho GTPase-activating protein 21 isoform X4, producing the protein MADDRNNQRSFVRQSHGVGHSSPPLSAPDSGSSPGGSVSSRSVQKENSPPRGPRTLLLRRSENGYGFTLRHFIVYPPESCCMLPGHERTKIDEPMDTIFVKQVRANSPAAEAGLRTGDRVVSVDGMPTRGEQYASVVQRIQQAGPWLRLLVVSKEDDILQRYFGETAHNPETNQRPRLCSPERLSQKQRRSISMMPGSSPRTRQSWVYSLSSSESSNHHEEAISRSQQAACADGRMPPTMSQIPPIAETQITSALQQQQQQRRDAQSEAGALHDPSEDARAAGRKLHLVREDALKSNSRSSQDSKYDLYDRTRPESVYSRPSNEQLYDRINDPIYERVRVSEHHPQHYYQPSLLRYPMSQAEPQVPIYRPAKRMVSRRASEGSGTANDSETSYGSIDALRSSESSRLSIESRRDSSPAASKDSTSPYDSTSTLTGNECSDDSVIMNRLRKSFEQKAEFLRRPSHPIGWSFESTSPPPPPLLSNFQAAVIQREFYARPQKLQRSIWPPGQCEQQRQQSPTRRSQERNVVAAKPNKPSNQNVQRIKEVDSNSEYSKPRNDQQLEDNQSIIAEHCYSSLPYDNELAKEQQYKSANKSNLVSILSRIHENISANQQQTLQQDERNGSSSLPSSPGPDKKGGDTKFPVPPQGLQIVSRRAKQFESGRLMSDGDEPAGDRTNLYKSELSRLSNKRSVPNVAVRKREFESKAESQEQRRLPNRETKSLDTGAVLTGNRIIPIGSKHIHCAPPADYKESKEVPIMETESVRLRARSNSAESWEATNGPAARSGCARHTWQIAEEESIEDDNKASRKQVTVNGSSSNGSTTNNAIVLRRQKNAQISDEDRATRRVSYLKATWGERMHVDSDLELSDSEPVHIHRSNSISITHDSNDGTAKDLEPEREGTLHVKFTVLDGKRSTDRSWKQVWGVLRGPIIYFYKDRHSQSPSLSTENETNIGHSIDVRCSVVDVAGDYTKRKHVLRVANPTAEVLLQTEDAASMALWLRSLHSHAAAEKSSDAVSCTSKQQAVPQTPTGSTSPNSSVPSSNSQRLSPLPSHKGIKKLTSFRNRSPTGQSPVNKTRKPSNQVMESLSSPKSKTWKGRVAKQFRRMHGQAGGAPSSPTAQLPPEGATFKMPLELCPPSSFSECVPLIVEMCTSIVEARGLEVVGIYRVPGNTAAIAQLTDSVNRGFENINLQDPRWSDVNVISSLLKSFFRQLPDSLLTAELYPMFIDADKIEDPQRRMTTIRKLLRDLPEHHFETLKYLMQHLKKIVEHSEINKMEAKNLAIVFGPTLVRASGSRDNMVTMVTDMSHQCRIVESLLNNVDWFFSEDDLDDLSRLSVNLNLPVDSCEVEPPNTNHSLLLNNIQKIEGMRDMASARDIVSSIISAANKKIQRRRKTQDEIDNGEHDNGKDKSKQESENLPIIRQSMALNERQCSVSEIVQMHESKNQSNQSADRSERSLSIDANNGSSSNRASPSYRFKYLNQSAPSSIDSPRLSSETGSSLTETIPTESSSSSNETKQSNDEITILTYAGLSATTQERVRKFEEETKAMLQRDQHRQRLEAEKREEERRRIEIEWQLAKREMENDDLLDSIVDTTVSPSLLSERLSGLNERFGDKSLIDLSERHGRSRSTTRPPLSIAVQQQPTMYHKAQATNQLTNVLGEKMNNGVIKKFKTDKDPSMESICLPPVRYGSLDSLHEVHNLSQSSPSPSQQQRGVPGDVSDDAGSCFLQWTQKILTINKKLSRHTASPGFWWYISSHLYGTAGPGSATPKTPVQSPMSMPVPVAAVPMPMPVPVSVPAATAAATATAAAAAPSLATAVASPAVPPSSTSSSSSSSCARDARSANDEPAAVPNSGLTATAKTLNRFLRGSDLLTSLTTTFDRKWRSLINQSSNQAQTPLESTSCNRGDAAAEQQRQQQQKSSASPKFKYPTPTEAYRDPSLHKSLEKNHLSRTKNDTPEKDTDSTITDDTPHPLKSVTPNNDKLKAETKPNHTTERAVDFSEKDKNGRDADEREDFIRVENAKCYELTSERNIQEDISENNDVDGKFQDNGKSHHYETGDSSYSNKLKKFESLTNSEARSRLKRSESLNKRTPENTTSRLKRSESLNKHSTERLSPLKRSESLNKHSGDRSESPGSKLKRSESLTKTEKTECNISKRRQSVRKESATKLKRKNGMSERSIKRRHTVGGTKDFDKVHWLDNKLQSETERIIRSDYRPKKSQLRTSSPDLSTNRVNMADTSFLIEVSFRGPSNVVFNVTNAARPQSLPDANLASKVFKVPLESHV